The following are encoded together in the Campylobacter devanensis genome:
- the ftsH gene encoding ATP-dependent zinc metalloprotease FtsH produces the protein MENKNQPNNNSFFNKNPILMFAIFAVVMVLIFRSMSPDEMGISGTNSKNISYSELKSLIKSKQINEVVIGQTTIKASGNGQAYVVKKVANDQTLVPLLEENNISYGAYSESNWLSDMLFSWVIPVFIFFAIWMFLASRMQKNMGSGILGMGSSKKLINSEKPKVKFDDVAGVEEAKEEVKEIVDFLKNPERYIRLGAKIPKGVLLVGPPGTGKTLLAKAVAGEAEVPFFSVSGSSFIEMFVGVGASRVRDLFENAKKEAPAIVFIDEIDAIGKSRAAGSMMGGNDEREQTLNQLLAEMDGFDSDKSPVIVLAATNRPEVLDAALLRPGRFDRQVLVDKPDFKGRVDILKVHSKEVKLSNDVNMDEIGRLTAGLAGADLANIINEAALLAGRSNKTKIDQQDLVEAVERAIAGLEKKSRRINPKEKKIVTYHECGHALIAETTKGADKVTKVSVIPRGIAALGYTLNAPEENKFLMQKHELIAKVDVLLGGRAAEQVFIKEISTGASNDLERATDIIKAMVSMYGMTDVAGLMVLEKQRNVFLNGGQTLKDYSDDMAQKLDEFVKSFLNERYEAVLATLELYRGAIEKMVESLYEEETIEGDKVRAIIKEFEEANGLPTRLIDVEDENSDIKKAKENQVDE, from the coding sequence ATGGAAAATAAAAATCAACCAAATAATAATAGTTTTTTTAATAAAAATCCTATTTTAATGTTTGCGATTTTTGCTGTGGTAATGGTGCTGATTTTTCGTAGTATGAGCCCTGATGAGATGGGAATATCTGGTACGAATTCAAAAAATATCAGCTACTCAGAGCTAAAATCCCTAATTAAATCAAAGCAGATAAATGAGGTTGTAATCGGACAAACTACGATAAAAGCTAGTGGAAATGGTCAAGCATATGTAGTAAAAAAAGTTGCTAATGATCAAACTTTAGTTCCACTTTTAGAAGAGAATAACATCAGCTATGGAGCATATAGTGAGAGTAATTGGCTAAGCGATATGCTATTTTCATGGGTTATTCCTGTATTTATTTTCTTTGCAATTTGGATGTTTTTAGCCAGTAGAATGCAAAAAAATATGGGTAGCGGAATCCTTGGTATGGGAAGTAGTAAAAAGTTAATTAATAGCGAAAAGCCAAAAGTTAAATTTGATGATGTAGCTGGCGTAGAAGAGGCTAAAGAGGAGGTAAAAGAGATCGTAGATTTCCTTAAAAATCCTGAACGCTATATTCGCTTAGGTGCTAAAATTCCAAAAGGTGTGCTATTAGTAGGCCCTCCAGGCACTGGTAAAACATTACTTGCCAAGGCTGTTGCTGGTGAGGCCGAGGTTCCATTTTTCTCAGTTTCTGGATCAAGTTTTATAGAGATGTTTGTAGGTGTGGGCGCAAGTCGTGTTAGAGATCTATTTGAAAATGCTAAGAAAGAAGCACCTGCTATCGTATTTATAGATGAAATTGATGCTATTGGTAAGAGTAGGGCGGCTGGTTCTATGATGGGTGGTAATGATGAAAGAGAGCAGACTCTAAATCAGCTTTTAGCTGAAATGGATGGATTTGATAGCGATAAAAGTCCTGTAATAGTTCTAGCAGCAACCAACCGCCCAGAGGTTTTAGATGCGGCACTTTTAAGACCAGGTAGATTTGACCGCCAAGTTTTAGTTGATAAACCTGATTTTAAAGGTCGTGTTGATATATTAAAAGTACATAGCAAAGAAGTCAAGCTTTCAAATGATGTAAATATGGATGAGATAGGTCGCTTAACTGCTGGTTTGGCTGGAGCAGATTTGGCTAATATCATTAATGAAGCTGCTCTTTTGGCTGGCCGTTCTAATAAAACTAAAATTGATCAACAAGATCTAGTTGAAGCAGTTGAGAGAGCAATTGCAGGTTTAGAGAAAAAATCTCGCCGTATAAATCCAAAAGAGAAAAAGATAGTTACATATCATGAGTGCGGACACGCTTTAATAGCTGAAACTACAAAAGGGGCTGATAAGGTTACAAAAGTATCGGTAATACCACGTGGTATTGCAGCTTTAGGTTATACGCTTAACGCCCCAGAAGAGAATAAATTTTTAATGCAAAAACATGAGTTGATTGCTAAGGTTGATGTATTGCTAGGCGGTAGAGCTGCTGAACAGGTCTTTATCAAAGAGATTAGCACAGGTGCAAGTAACGATCTTGAACGCGCTACTGATATTATAAAAGCAATGGTATCAATGTATGGAATGACTGATGTAGCTGGCCTTATGGTATTAGAAAAACAACGCAATGTATTTTTAAATGGAGGCCAAACTCTAAAAGATTATAGTGATGATATGGCACAAAAACTTGATGAGTTTGTAAAGAGCTTTTTAAATGAGAGATATGAAGCAGTTCTTGCTACGCTTGAGCTTTATCGTGGTGCGATAGAAAAAATGGTAGAATCTTTATATGAAGAAGAGACTATAGAGGGCGATAAAGTTAGGGCGATTATTAAAGAATTTGAAGAAGCAAATGGTTTGCCTACACGCTTAATAGATGTTGAAGATGAGAATTCAGACATTAAAAAAGCAAAAGAGAATCAAGTAGATGAATAA
- the hisH gene encoding imidazole glycerol phosphate synthase subunit HisH, translating to MIGIIDYGAGNIRSVQNALEFVGAKSELVSDADRLKSYDKLLLPGVGAFGKAIQRLRDTNLDNAILEFIASGKPFLGICLGMQLLFKKSYEFGEHSGLGVIDGSIIKFDESKFNKPLKVPHMGWNMAKFTKQSKIVDGLGKSAYLYFVHSYHAVCDSKFALAYTEYGYDFVSAVEYENVYGFQPHPEKSHESGLRIIKNFMEI from the coding sequence TTGATAGGGATTATTGATTATGGTGCTGGAAATATAAGAAGCGTTCAAAACGCTCTTGAGTTTGTCGGTGCTAAGAGTGAATTAGTAAGCGACGCAGATAGATTAAAAAGCTATGATAAGTTGCTTTTGCCTGGTGTAGGTGCTTTTGGTAAGGCGATACAAAGATTAAGAGATACAAATTTAGATAATGCAATTTTAGAGTTTATAGCTAGTGGTAAGCCGTTTCTTGGGATCTGTCTTGGGATGCAACTTTTGTTTAAAAAGAGCTATGAATTTGGTGAGCATAGTGGTCTTGGAGTGATTGATGGGAGTATTATTAAATTTGATGAATCTAAATTTAATAAGCCTCTTAAAGTGCCGCATATGGGCTGGAATATGGCTAAATTTACTAAACAAAGCAAGATTGTAGATGGCCTTGGCAAGAGTGCTTATTTGTATTTTGTTCATTCATATCATGCTGTTTGTGATAGTAAATTTGCTTTAGCTTATACTGAGTATGGGTATGATTTTGTCAGTGCTGTAGAGTATGAAAATGTCTATGGATTTCAGCCTCATCCTGAAAAATCACATGAGAGCGGACTAAGAATAATTAAAAATTTTATGGAGATATAG
- a CDS encoding chemotaxis response regulator CheY: MKLLVVDDSSTMRRIIKNTLERLGHNEVLQAEHGVEAWDILCQNPDVGVLITDWNMPEMNGLELVKKVRAESKYENMPIIMVTTEGGKAEVITALKAGVNNYIVKPFTPQVLKEKLEDVLG, from the coding sequence GTGAAGTTATTGGTTGTTGATGATAGCTCTACTATGAGAAGAATTATAAAAAATACATTAGAAAGGCTTGGACATAACGAAGTGTTGCAGGCTGAGCATGGTGTAGAGGCTTGGGATATACTTTGCCAAAATCCAGATGTAGGCGTGTTAATTACTGACTGGAATATGCCTGAAATGAATGGTTTAGAGCTAGTTAAAAAGGTTAGGGCTGAGTCTAAGTATGAAAATATGCCTATTATAATGGTAACCACAGAGGGTGGTAAGGCTGAGGTTATTACAGCATTAAAAGCTGGAGTGAATAACTATATTGTTAAGCCTTTTACGCCGCAGGTTCTTAAAGAGAAACTTGAAGACGTTCTTGGATAA
- a CDS encoding PDC sensor domain-containing protein, producing the protein MIFKEIEEFSEIRYKARAYLCHLLDRNIPNNLPGVNVQSINDGFDKIAHEVDSFDAFYILDKNGIQLDNTISLDSKNISGKGINRSNKAYYYRCVREKRCVLTDPYPSSLTNRLCVTASMPICNDKKELLYIACVDIGLKELLAMISPSSVDGIFGKFTKLIYSVFSIALFAISLVLFVYGIKSFVLKSFNEINISEVFESTIVLTLALAIFDLVKAIFEAEVLGRPNHHQNGGSRTMVRFIGSIIIALAIESLMLVFKFAITDPSQILYAIYLIGGVGFLMIALSCYLFILIRSSVDRDY; encoded by the coding sequence GTGATTTTTAAAGAGATTGAAGAATTTAGCGAGATACGCTATAAGGCTAGAGCCTATTTATGCCATCTTTTAGATAGAAATATACCAAATAATCTCCCTGGTGTAAATGTTCAAAGCATTAATGATGGTTTTGATAAGATCGCACATGAGGTTGATAGCTTTGATGCGTTTTATATATTGGATAAAAATGGAATTCAACTAGATAATACCATAAGTCTAGATTCTAAAAATATATCTGGAAAAGGAATAAATAGAAGTAATAAGGCGTATTATTATAGATGTGTTCGTGAGAAGCGATGCGTACTAACTGATCCATATCCATCAAGCCTTACTAATCGCCTTTGTGTTACAGCTTCAATGCCTATATGTAATGATAAAAAAGAGTTGCTTTATATAGCATGTGTGGATATTGGGTTAAAAGAGCTTTTGGCTATGATTAGTCCTAGTTCTGTAGATGGAATATTTGGCAAATTTACAAAGCTTATATATTCTGTTTTTTCTATTGCTCTTTTTGCGATCTCATTGGTTTTATTTGTTTATGGTATAAAGAGCTTTGTATTAAAAAGCTTTAATGAGATTAATATTAGTGAGGTTTTTGAATCCACTATTGTGCTTACTTTAGCACTTGCAATATTTGATCTTGTTAAGGCGATATTTGAAGCTGAGGTTTTAGGTCGGCCAAATCACCATCAAAATGGCGGCAGTAGAACAATGGTAAGATTTATAGGGAGTATTATTATAGCTTTAGCTATTGAATCTCTTATGTTGGTATTTAAATTTGCAATTACTGATCCAAGTCAGATATTATATGCGATATATCTTATTGGCGGAGTTGGTTTTTTGATGATTGCACTTAGTTGCTATCTGTTTATCTTAATAAGGAGTAGTGTTGATAGGGATTATTGA
- the hisA gene encoding 1-(5-phosphoribosyl)-5-[(5-phosphoribosylamino)methylideneamino]imidazole-4-carboxamide isomerase — protein sequence MEKYMAIDLKDGKAVRLSKGLMDSAKIYSNEPWELAKRFSDAGAKWLHIVDLDGAFAGDAVNLKTIEKIVNATNLNIQIGGGVRNEERIKSYLNSGVSRLILGSVALKNPEFVKEMAKKYRIVVGIDAKDGFVAVEGWAEVSQIRATDLAKLYADAGVEAIIATDISKDGMLCGLNLEFTSSIAQASGIDTIASGGVASLADLDTASKTNGISGVIIGKAYYEGKIALNDIFNNNF from the coding sequence ATGGAAAAATATATGGCAATAGACTTAAAAGATGGCAAGGCAGTTAGGCTATCTAAAGGTCTTATGGATAGTGCTAAAATTTACTCAAATGAGCCGTGGGAGCTAGCTAAGAGATTTAGCGATGCCGGAGCCAAATGGTTACATATTGTAGATTTAGATGGAGCATTTGCAGGAGATGCTGTAAATTTAAAAACTATAGAAAAAATTGTAAATGCTACAAATTTAAATATACAAATTGGCGGCGGAGTACGCAATGAAGAGCGTATAAAAAGCTATTTAAACTCAGGAGTTAGTAGGTTGATTTTGGGTTCTGTTGCACTTAAAAATCCTGAGTTTGTAAAAGAGATGGCTAAAAAATACAGAATAGTTGTAGGAATAGATGCCAAAGATGGGTTTGTAGCAGTAGAAGGATGGGCTGAGGTAAGTCAGATAAGAGCTACTGATCTTGCTAAGCTATATGCAGATGCTGGAGTTGAAGCGATAATTGCCACAGATATTAGTAAAGATGGTATGCTGTGTGGGTTAAATTTAGAATTTACATCAAGCATTGCACAAGCTAGTGGTATTGATACGATTGCAAGTGGTGGTGTGGCAAGTTTAGCCGATTTAGATACTGCAAGCAAAACTAATGGAATATCTGGGGTTATAATTGGCAAAGCTTATTATGAAGGAAAAATAGCACTTAATGATATTTTTAATAACAATTTTTAA
- a CDS encoding 50S ribosomal protein L11 methyltransferase, producing the protein MKDKYYELKVTSQQIEPLKDLVFEFGFTCIEEIDSGFIIRDEQSLEDTKWGLEEFASRLGCKITTDLQIKDNIDWINEYKKGIAPVEAGEFYIRPSWETPKDGLIDIIIDPALAFGSGHHESTNSCLKLISKYSKGYKNALDVGCGSGILSIAMAKLGLNVSACDTDELAVQSSLENAQKNNIAIDKIWTGSITNSNESYDIVVANIIADVILFLANDLKSKIKVGGIIILSGILTKYKNRIINAFSEFELIENLTQNEWESFVFKNQGK; encoded by the coding sequence ATGAAAGATAAATATTACGAATTAAAAGTTACATCCCAGCAAATTGAGCCATTAAAAGATCTTGTTTTTGAATTTGGATTTACCTGTATAGAAGAGATCGATAGTGGCTTTATCATTAGGGATGAGCAGAGCTTGGAAGATACCAAGTGGGGACTTGAAGAGTTTGCTAGTCGCTTGGGCTGCAAAATAACTACTGATTTACAAATCAAAGATAATATAGACTGGATTAATGAATATAAAAAAGGCATAGCTCCGGTTGAAGCTGGTGAGTTTTATATTAGGCCAAGTTGGGAAACTCCAAAAGATGGGCTAATAGATATTATTATCGATCCAGCATTAGCTTTTGGCTCTGGTCATCACGAGAGTACAAATTCATGTCTAAAGCTAATTTCAAAATATTCTAAAGGATATAAAAATGCTCTAGATGTTGGTTGCGGTAGTGGTATTTTAAGTATTGCTATGGCAAAGTTAGGGCTAAATGTAAGCGCTTGTGATACTGATGAACTAGCCGTTCAAAGCAGTCTTGAAAATGCGCAAAAAAACAATATAGCTATAGATAAAATTTGGACTGGTTCTATAACTAATAGTAATGAGTCTTATGATATTGTAGTAGCAAATATCATTGCTGATGTTATACTATTTCTTGCAAATGACCTAAAATCTAAGATAAAAGTAGGTGGCATAATAATTTTATCTGGAATTCTTACAAAATATAAAAATAGAATTATAAATGCTTTTAGCGAATTTGAGTTGATAGAGAATTTAACTCAAAATGAGTGGGAGAGTTTTGTATTTAAAAATCAAGGAAAATAA